From a single Nostoc sp. MS1 genomic region:
- a CDS encoding DUF6875 domain-containing protein, protein MQLYTLFEIERIQQDILYLVEVMEWVKNFLAKPHADLGRSGSVCPFIPYSVKSDSIHMAVIRVKNLAPKQVEDIVFKHRDIFLDIETRDKKACINKAFLLIFPDIDMDDAATLIDDIQQKLKPFFVEKGLMIGEFHKRTATRGLHNPNFYPLRSPIPLLAIRFMVEADLPFLLNTDNLHLRIQYLEAYLQHFQQEAKDETRLKTAYQELVLAREKITKESCIDLDYERLSKRNLSCPFLH, encoded by the coding sequence ATGCAGCTTTATACATTGTTTGAGATTGAGCGGATTCAGCAAGACATTCTTTATCTAGTTGAAGTGATGGAATGGGTAAAGAATTTTTTGGCAAAACCTCATGCTGATTTAGGCAGAAGTGGCTCTGTATGCCCTTTTATCCCTTACTCAGTCAAGTCAGATAGCATTCATATGGCGGTAATTCGTGTGAAAAATTTAGCACCTAAACAAGTAGAGGATATTGTATTCAAACATAGAGATATCTTTCTAGACATAGAAACACGCGATAAAAAAGCCTGTATCAATAAAGCTTTTTTACTCATCTTTCCTGATATTGATATGGATGATGCTGCCACTCTCATTGATGATATTCAACAAAAACTCAAACCCTTTTTTGTGGAAAAAGGTTTAATGATTGGAGAATTTCACAAACGTACAGCAACTAGGGGACTGCATAATCCAAATTTCTATCCTCTACGTAGCCCTATTCCCCTGTTAGCTATACGTTTCATGGTTGAAGCTGATCTACCTTTTCTTCTGAATACAGACAATCTACATTTACGTATTCAATATCTAGAAGCTTATTTACAGCATTTTCAGCAAGAAGCGAAAGATGAAACAAGATTAAAAACTGCTTATCAAGAGTTGGTTTTAGCTAGAGAGAAAATAACAAAAGAAAGTTGTATAGATTTAGACTATGAAAGACTTTCTAAGAGAAATCTATCATGCCCCTTTCTACACTAA
- a CDS encoding DUF1772 domain-containing protein: MKLFAVLGCGLMAGVFFAFSAFVMNALARLQPTQGIAAMQSINITVINPLFMTVFLGTGGICIFLLISSLLRWQRTNAVYLITGSLLYLIGTLSVTIFFNVPLNEALALIKPDSADGVQLWTTYLNNWTFWNHIRAAAALTASASLTLAIRS; this comes from the coding sequence TTGAAATTATTTGCAGTATTAGGTTGTGGACTAATGGCAGGCGTTTTCTTCGCATTCTCTGCATTCGTCATGAATGCTCTTGCTCGACTTCAACCGACACAGGGGATAGCGGCTATGCAGTCGATTAATATTACAGTGATTAATCCACTTTTTATGACGGTATTTTTGGGAACAGGTGGAATTTGTATTTTCCTTTTAATTTCCTCATTATTGAGGTGGCAACGAACGAATGCTGTCTATTTAATTACAGGTAGTTTACTCTACCTCATAGGTACATTAAGTGTAACAATTTTCTTTAATGTTCCACTTAATGAAGCATTAGCCTTGATTAAACCAGATAGTGCTGATGGGGTGCAGTTATGGACTACCTACCTAAATAATTGGACTTTCTGGAACCATATTCGAGCAGCAGCAGCACTTACAGCATCAGCATCACTCACTTTGGCAATTCGCTCTTGA
- a CDS encoding MarR family winged helix-turn-helix transcriptional regulator, whose translation MSVRIELLQSLFVSVSKLTRAFKVAGTRTSHADDLTGLGISDTEALIFIGSQENCINSDIATYLGVAPTTATSIIDRLVRKGLVERKRTEDNRRVVRLVLTPNGSTMRQVFIEKHLTDCRRMLEMLTDEEQLVFVQLFAKVAEAVEQNRASDS comes from the coding sequence ATGAGTGTACGTATTGAGCTTCTTCAGAGTTTGTTTGTTTCTGTCTCCAAGCTAACTCGCGCGTTCAAGGTAGCTGGAACGCGGACAAGTCATGCTGATGACTTAACGGGACTGGGTATTTCGGACACCGAGGCCCTAATTTTTATTGGCAGTCAGGAGAATTGCATTAATAGTGATATAGCGACTTATCTTGGCGTAGCTCCAACCACAGCTACTAGTATCATTGATCGATTGGTTCGTAAAGGTCTTGTCGAACGCAAACGTACAGAAGATAATCGTCGAGTCGTTAGGCTTGTCCTGACACCGAACGGAAGTACAATGCGACAGGTCTTTATTGAGAAGCATTTAACAGACTGCCGACGGATGCTAGAGATGCTAACGGATGAAGAACAGCTTGTATTTGTGCAGTTATTTGCAAAGGTTGCTGAGGCTGTCGAGCAGAATCGAGCCTCAGACAGCTAG